In Bombus vancouverensis nearcticus chromosome 12, iyBomVanc1_principal, whole genome shotgun sequence, the genomic stretch TGGTACGATTTGTACGTGGAAGACAAAGTGAGATTGGAACCAGTCTTAACGGAATTTTTCTTTGGCTTTAAAGTTATGGCCTTGGTCTTGGGCGGAATTTTCGTGATCGGTTTAACCGTAGGCTGCAATTTTGGCTTCAACGTTGGCGATCGTCTGATCAAGGTGTTGCTAGGTTTCTTCGCTGCATCCGAAGGTTTGCTTGCTCTTAGATTTTCTACAGAACTTCTAAATGACAATGGCTTACAAATCTGGTCGTAACTCTTACACTTGGAAAACTTTAATTCTTTCTTTTGCGTTTTATTACTCGACGCGCTAAACGGATGAGTGGCTTTGCGTTCTACACTGCTACGTTCACAACTTGGAACATTAACGTTAAATTTAATCTCGGAACTTGAGATCGTTTTATGTACGGCTGCTTTTGATTCGTCTGTGGGTTCTTTGCTTTGTTGCGTTGTATCTTCCGTCGACTTTTCGGCTAATAACTTCGGGATTGCATCCGCGAATAATTCTAATCTCGGTGTCAGATCAACGGTATATAGTTCTTCCTTAGAATTCAACACTTTTTTATCGTCCTTTGTCACAGCTACGTTTCTAGGAGATACTTGATCCGTTCTCTCAGATACTTCCTCACATTCATTCTTACCGCTATTACTAACGTTCTCAGATTGTTTTTGTTCACCACTATGGTCGCTCGTGTCCGTTCCGATAATTTCATTTGTCCGAGGTAGTTCCTTCTCCAATATATCGGAAATTTCCTTCTCGGGAAATTCAGGACTTTTGTCATTCGTGGTTTCCCCATCCAAAATACATAATTTTCCGTCTGTAGGCTTTGAATTGCACTGCTTTGATTCTTGTTCCTTTTTATTAGACTGTCCTTGCAAGAGTTTCAAAAAATGGGAAAAATCTTCCTGTCCAAAACTCGAACTACCCGACATACCACCACCCTCCGCTTTTTCCTTCGACTTTCTCAGCAAATCTTCAAAAAAATCCTTATCTACATCCGTTATTTCTTTTTGCAAGTTATCCTTATCCGACTCCAGTTTTCTTGTACTTTTTAATTCTTCCGACTTGGAATGTCTTTCGATAGGATCGTCTAAATCAGAACTGCTCGACACCTCTACTTTCTGCTCctcaaattttcttctctgaaGTTCTAAAGATTTCGGAGCTTTCAGACCATTCAAATTTTCGTATATAACCTCAAATCCAGGACTACCGTCTCTCTTCTTTTCATTCTTTGGACTCTTTTTGATTTTCTCAGTCTCTTTGTGCACCTCCTCCTCTATTAGTTGAAATATATCAGCTTCTAATTGTCTAACCCTGCTAAAGCTTTCTATATCTTCCGGAATATTCTCAGGTACTAAAGTATCAGATTTTGATCCGCTTTTAGATAGACTATTACTATTTTTTCTCACGAGTTTCTCAGCCTCCTCTAATAGTTCTTCCACCGATTTCTCCTCCTCTGTAGGATTTTTGGCAGAGTTTTGGCGAGACTTTGAACGATCCGTAGCTGAATTGGGACTAAGAGCCCCAGCTATCTTACTCATTTCTTCTAAAATACTACCTATATCCTCGTCGGTTGCATCTGCACGAAACAAAGAAAATTCTAATTCAGCTGCGCCAAGAAACTTGTACAAAAATTCTTACTTACTTTCAAAATCAGAGGGATATTTATCGAATGCAGCAGAAGCCAGAATGTCGCACAAAGTATCATCCCTGTCTTTGGTCTCGACTTCGCTCTTATGCATAGCCTATGCAGAATAAAGGAACAAATTATAGATAAATACATCCTATTGATTACTTAAATATGTATTCTACGATCGATACGATAACCGTAATTACCTTGCACATCTTCTCCTTTTCAAGAAATTCTTTCATCGAGGAACTAACATCCGGTGAAGGGGATGGAGATTGCTTCGTTTTCACATCTATTGGAACAGCACGAGAAATATCCAGCCAAGTATCTGGCTTCTTCAACCACCATTTCTCCTCTTCGTGCTTATCTTCCGGCTCTGATCTTTTAACAACCACCTTGGGTTTTTCCTTTATTCTAATTGAATTTTCACCTACGCTAAGGCTAATGGACGTACCCAGAGTATCATCTTCGGTCGAGATCAACTGTTGATGAATTAAAAATGCATACGATCTTAATTAATGCAAGTAGACACAAAACTTGACGTATTTCAATCTCTTAGTTTGAATATATTACATTAACTGGCACGAATTTACTGATAAATCATCCAAAAACGACTAAACCGTAAAACGTCTTTTGGAAAGTAAAATAGGTTAACATAACTACAGAGAAGTATTCTAAACACTTACATCCTCATAGCGAGGGGACTTTTGAGGGTTCGAAGACATTCGGATTTTTCACTAATAACACCTCTGAAGAATGTAATCCAAATAATAAATCATCTTTTCGAAGTCGTTTGACACTTGGCGTACTTTTTGTTTGTTTGATAATTTTAACTCGCTCGATGGTCGTCTCGCAGCGACCTCACCTATCCAATAACGTAAAGtactttttaaatttcaaaacgtcaaaaagagagagagagagagagagaggataaATATGCAACGATTATACaatgaaataaatagttaaaggAGATAACAGGGTAGCAATTAATAGGAAAATACGTTTTACTGCTCTCtatttagaatttatttcttttttattgttgTGCAACGATTGCAACTTTTTAATCGTTAAAATTGTTAGACAGTTGTAGAGAACAGttgttatttaataaagaaTTCTGTACAAAGGGGTGACGAGTGCATTTAATATCCAATAACAATGAATAATAGAATCAAAgtttaataacatttttaatgTAGAAAGCGTTAAACATTATCCACGATTATTCCGCGCAAATCCAACAATCATCGTTCTTCATAACAGTACCAACAGTATCACGTTGTCGATCGTAACGCAAATAACATATTCGTTTATGTTCGTTCGTCCATATTCGTTCGTCCATATTCGTTCGATCGATGTTAACGATTACGAAAACTGGCATTTATTACACTATAAGAGCAAGacgtgaaataaaaaaagagatgaGTTAATTACATACAAGATGAATACAAACCTAACATCTTTTCAACTATATATCACAATTTCGTGTATATGAATATCTAATATctgttaaaatatatatatgtgtgtgtgtgtgtgtgtgtatatatatatatatattctatatgaaatatcgatcatatatgataatattctatatgaaaagatatacatatatgatatattctatatgaaaagatatacatatatacacataatatatcATCTTATTTTAAAATACGAAGGCGATCCGTGAATCCTTTATCTACATAAATTCTTAAGCGTACATCGCAACATTGCCTTACATTACTTTTTCCCCTATCAACAATCGACCATTATTTATACTGTATACATTTTCGCTCATAAAAATAGTATTACAATATTAACGTATCAATAGCGTGTGCTCAAAATAATTTCATAGGTACATGTTCTTCCCtagaagattaaaaaaaaaaggtatgCATATactttgtatgtatgtatgtatgtatgattAATTATCAACAAAATCTATGTAATCATGGCCGTATTGGTACGAATACAAGTAACGCGACTGACTGCTCAAggcttaaaaaataaaaatttacgcgATGTCACGTTACCGGCGATTTCGTAAAATGATCAATGTCCATAGCACACGTGCAGTTTGAATAATTCTTTGTTAGCGAAACTCGTGTTACATTCGTCGCAGTAGTGCTTGATATCTAGCACTTTCATCGCGGCGGACATTTTGCTTGTGACACTACCTCCGATTGCCTTCATTAAAGCTTTACCAGATGTTTTATTTCTGTGCATAAAATTTCGAAAACTTCTTCGCAATTTCTTAATCGACACATTCGTGCTATCGGCTTTTCGTATCTTACCATTTCTCAGACAAACGTCTTGACTTCTCAAATATCTCGTCGAATAATTTATCCCTCCGATCCGATGCAAACCGACTTTCCCCGACTTGAATTTATCCTTGGATAGATTTCGCAATGGGTTCCAATTTGCTATACTAAAATTATCGGTATGCTGCGCACGGTTTACTCGTACATCGCAATTAACTCTATCGTTTCGTACGTTTACATTGTAACTGTTAGGCAGTGCATCAATCTCATCGGTTAGGGATAACATAGCGGCCGATACCGATCCGTCCAGTACCAGATCCTCGAGATCTGACAGCTGTTCCGTCTTTATATCTGACTTTACTTTGTTTCGCATTTGTTTCGGCATCTTTTTCAACGGTAATTTTAATTTGCTGGCAATATTCCGAACTTTCGTCTTATCCGCTCCATGTTGATCACTTTGCGATCTTTGGTTCTTATTCGCGGATCTAGAATATTTCCGTATTGGTTCTCTATAATCAATGGTCCCTTTTCTCGGTCTTAAGACGCGTCCTTCGAAATCGAATTTCTCTATCTTAATCTGCGACACGTCGAATTTTGTCTCCACGATCGTCGACCCATTCTCATTGTTCAATGACGAGCAAGTGGAAAGCTTTTTCCTAATTCCCGCGTAATCTACAGAACCTTTTCTAGGCCTCAAATTACGAACTATCGCGTCTTTCGAAGTTTCTTTCTTCCCGCTACTAGATTTATCCGTCGATGGGCTGAAATTCGAAAAAGTAGTTCTTCGCGAATCTTTAACCTCGTTGACAAGCTTAACTAAATCCGATCGCTCCTTGAGTGCTCGATGCGCCGACAAATTCCCCTGCTGGACAGCTGGCGATACGTTAGCGCGGCCATCGTTGTCCTGCCTCATGGCGTTTATTCCACTACATCTCGATATTTCGTTGCCATAGTTCGTAGGTACAGTTTGATTACTTTGGTCCGCTTTATCACAGTAACAACCGCAACGTGCGTACGAAGTATACGTTATAGGATCTGGAATATTATCGGATCGGACACTGTTCACCGGATAAGTTACCGAACTCATCGAATTTATGTAGTCGTTATCGTCGTACAGGTCGTAATCCGGTGGCTCTACTTTGATCTTGATGTTCTCTATGTGCACCATCGGCACACCGACACTCTCCTTCGAGTCCTCCTTTCGCATCCATGATAACTGATTCTTCAAACCCGCGTCTGTCTTCAGACAGTCCATGTAGAATTTGTGAAACTCCTCTAGCTTGTAACTGCACCGATGACACATGTGCTTCGGCAACAGGTCCATTTCGTGCACCTGCAGGATACACAGCCGATGCGAATGCCAGTGTTTGTTAAGTTCACGTGGTCGCTTATAGGATACGAGGTGGGGACACAGTACACGTGCTCTACAAATACGCGGAGGAAGTTAAAGGGCGAGAAATTCAAGGGATCCACGTTCCACACATAAAAACGTTTTGCACGAAGTAAAAATGGCAAACAAACTGCGTAACATTGTTGGAACGAAACGCAAGACAACGTTTTTAAATGTGATTAGTTGCGTTTTctattgaaaaaaagaaaacaggttatataataaaacaatatttcGATCCCAACAACGCGTGTACGGTATCTTTCTTCCAATTTACACAATAATATTCCCGTTAATATCGTTGGAATACGAGTTACATGTATTTATACAAagttctaaatatatattatatttaattctcTTAAATTATCACGTACTCTTCTAACTAACAGCAGAAGCTAATAGAGACGAAACTCTAAAGCAATGTTCGTTTCCACGACGGAATATTCCCTATTTTCCATATCTAAGAGAAATTCTACTTGGAAATAGTTCGCTTTAAACTCGcgattttatcgataataacGAGTTAAAAGAAACGATTACGATTTAAAGTTATGCAATACGTTAAAAGTGTTTATGAGGCTCATTGGCGCGAAGTAACAATAACCTCACTTTTAGTATCATAAATACAACCAATAAACCTATTTACGGAAAAGTTTCAACTTTTGGTAAACGTGATCCAACCAGTTACAAAGATACGTGCAAAAATACGCGGATCTGGTACacgaatgaatttttattaaaaggaAACATCGTTGCGTTTTGATAATAGATTTTGTGGCAAAAAGGTGGTTTAGGAGGGGGCGTGAATGATGTCAGGAAAGAGCAGCCAAGTACATACATACTTACACGGTACACGTGAAATTCATAACGAAACGATACGAATGTAGAAGGGAGAAGAGTGATATGACACGTACCATGATCGGGAGAATGGCGTTGATTTTCTTCACGTGGTTCTCATTCTTGTCAAAAATATTAATCGAGATACCGGATTGCTTGCCGCAAAGGCGGCAGACGCGACTAGATTCGAGGGTCTCCATAACGGTATAGGGAGAATTAATTTGTCCGGGAGAATGTCGTGAGTGGCGAGTGAGGAGCCGCGTGCGTGTCTCTTCTATCCTTGTCGTGATCGCCTCAAGGAGAGCTTTCGCGGCACCCTGTGACCGCGCTTCGCGGGTAATCCCCAAAAGCCCCGCAGAGCGCCAACTTTCTTCTGCGGCCCAACCGCCGCCAGCGTACAATTCTGCGTCACGTTTCACCGTCGGGGTTCGCGCAAACGCGAACCTTCACAAGTGCTGCTAACTCGACGACAAGTTGTGATCGACCGGTACCGCCTCTCAAAACCTTCTACCGGCGGACGAAAAATCACCTGACTTCTCCCTCGATGCCTGTCACCACGGTATCACCGCGCTCCTAGGATTGAACCACAGGATCCGTTTATTGCTCTCTCTCTCCGCTCGCTCCACAGAGCAGATCAATTTCAATCGATCCACCACCCACAGAAGTCGGGCAAACGGAGTTCGCCTTTTTCGTCGACGAATCGTAGCTTACTGACATCTGTCGCGGCTTTCGGTATACACGTATTACACGGGGCACGACCCACGTGTCGGTAACGTCGCACCACCAAACTGCGTTCTAACCTTTCGACGAGCGCGATCGACACCGAATTACTCGTTGGCAATTATCGGAGTTGATATCGAGGCTCAGGATGGATAACGAGAATGCGAACAATGAGAAATCATTGGCGGAGAAACATGCCGAGAGAATGAAACGCTTGCGGGAACTGCACGTGAAAAGGGTCGGTAAAAGAACAGAGTAATTCCACCTTAACCTGTAATTTCAATTTGTCTCCTCCTTGTTTTCGAATGTAGCCGTTTCTTACGGAATGTTGATTTCGTAGAACGAGGCCAGACAACAAAATCACAAAGAAGTTATAGAGGAAGATAAAAGGAGCAAGCTTCCTTCGAACTGGGAATCGCGTAAAAGGCAAGCCGAATGGATCGTACAGGACGAAGCTGCGAGAAAAGCTGCTCAAGAGAAGGTAATCtataaaaaaaacaattttcacAGGGTGTACGTTATAGGGTGTGTCGATCAAATTTATACGTATGGTGCGTTTTATAGGGAGAAGACTACGAGAGAACGAAATTACTTCACATCGATGCGACAGAGGCAGAACGTATagcaagaaagaaaaaaaacagaaagaatCCAGATCCAGGTTTCTCGGACTACGAACAAGCAGCTATTCGGCAATACAACAGGCTGGTAAAAAATATCAAACCAAACATGGATTCGTATGACGAGGCTAAAGAAAAATTAGGCCCGGCCTTCTACGGCGATAGAAACACTATATTACACGGTCTTCACGAAGATAAGAAAGAAGCTGTTGACAAAATGGTGGAAGACTTGGAGAAACAGTTAGTATTTAGCAGCCTAATGTTTATTGCATCGTCGGTGCATCGTCATTCTCCGCGTGTCTCTGTTTTCAGGATCGCGAAGAGAGAGAGGTATAGTAGAAGAAGAATGCACAACGACGACGCTGATATCGATTACATAAACGAACGCAATGCTAAATTCAACCAGAAATTAGAGAGGTTCTATGGGGAATATACGCGCGAAACGAAGCTAAACTTGGAACGGGGTACAGCTATATAATAAGTGAATATCATGCTAAAGGACTTACTACAAATATCTTGTATTTTAAATAGTATTTCAAAACTCATACAAATAGAAGTCAGACTACCGATAAGTCGTTGATTATTTAGTAATCAGAAGTGAGAATGGTACATTTTGCGGTACGTTGTATTCCAATCTTACACCTGAATCCATTCTTATCAAAAATCGAGTTATACACTGATCTCTCGAATAAACGAAAAATTGAAGTCAATCGAGTTATTTAAATTTCTGGTTCTCCTTTCCCGATCTGTTGGCTGCTACTTTTTATTTAACTTAAATAATGATTTTATATACAGTTTTCACGTTTCTAACGCAGTTCACATCATACCACCCAACTATGCACTATCCCTGAAAAGAAGcatacattttttatatcaCACACAGTCTGATATCTTTAGTCTCGTAGTAGAAATCGCATCCGAGAAAGATAAAAACGAAGGGAAATATACTCACGGCTCGGAGAGAAGTTGTGATGATGTGTAACTCGTATATGAATATCTTGAGTTTCGCCTACAAATCGTACATTATACATTTATGACTGGTATTTATCTACGGATAATCTTTTTCTCGCAACACAATTTTACTTAACGTTTAATGATATTAGTTACTTACCAATTTACGGTTACCGACCCGTCGAAACGATTAAACAGATTAAACTATTAATAATTAGGGAAAAATGACACTGTAACATATGCTAAATTAAACATGCCTTTGGTTAAGATCAATTCGAATTTTTAATTCGATtgagtttatttaaaaaaaaaaaaagaaaaaaaagaaggaagaggatAGCACACGATGTCCATGCGTTACGTTTAAGTGCGTCGGATAGTCATGTTTTATTGATGTCGCATCAATGCTTGCGGTGgtcgtaaaacaattttctcgcTCACGagcaaatattttacaataagaAACGCCACCTCTTGTAAGACATTCGATCACAGGGGGGCGAAGTATAGAGGACCGTACGTATCCGGTATTTCACAAAATATCATTGTTCGAAAGAAATTCGTCAATTGACAAAAATGTCATAGCAAAAAAGGGACATGCTGTTAAGGTACTGGATTTTATTTTCCCAGAGGTGCTGGAGGCGGCGGCGGAGGTGACGAATCGATGTTCAAGCGTGTTAACGAGGCCGTAAGGTCGTCTATCGATTTTCCAGAAGTCGTACCTGTGTTTCCGTGATCCAACAGCCTCGGCATGTCGCACTGTTCGCATTTATTCATCAATGGATGATTGTCGAAGGTGCACATTCTACAGACCCAAGAAGGTCCGTCTCGTTCCTCTCTATCAACGTTGTTACCGCTCGGTTCCGGTTGCCAGGCGGGTGGCTGACTCGGCAGAGGCGGTGGGTCGGCGCTGACAGATCTCGATGGTAGGGGCTGACCCGTGTAAATACGCTGATAAAACTTTTCGTTCGTTTCGCCCAAAGGTACTGtgaaaacgaacgaaagaagagAATTTCGTGCGAGGAAGAGCGAGGAAGAGCGAGGAAGAGCGAGGAAGAGCGAGGAGGGGAAATC encodes the following:
- the LOC117155466 gene encoding pre-mRNA-splicing factor Syf2, with product MDNENANNEKSLAEKHAERMKRLRELHVKRNEARQQNHKEVIEEDKRSKLPSNWESRKRQAEWIVQDEAARKAAQEKGEDYERTKLLHIDATEAERIARKKKNRKNPDPGFSDYEQAAIRQYNRLVKNIKPNMDSYDEAKEKLGPAFYGDRNTILHGLHEDKKEAVDKMVEDLEKQIAKRERYSRRRMHNDDADIDYINERNAKFNQKLERFYGEYTRETKLNLERGTAI